A DNA window from Seriola aureovittata isolate HTS-2021-v1 ecotype China chromosome 8, ASM2101889v1, whole genome shotgun sequence contains the following coding sequences:
- the klhl3 gene encoding kelch-like protein 3 isoform X2, translating into MPAVLSGSGRMDGVSLGLVATPASPRPNCTTDSEEDTVNGGMHTFNQTHMRKAFQLMNDLRSKKLLCDVQLIAGSVEVPAHRVVLASCSPYFCAMFTGDMSESKAHQVEIREVDGQTLRKLVDYIYTAEIEVTEDNVQVLLPAASLLQLMDVRQVCCEFLQSQLHPTNCLGIRAFADLHTCTQLLNQAHAYAEQHFTEVVQGEEFLGLTLQQVCSLISSDKLTVSTEEKVFEAMIAWIKHDKPARLEYMPKLMEHVRLPLLSRDYLVQIVEEEALIKNNNTCKDFLIEAMKYHLLPADQRHLIKTDRTRPRTPISIPKVMIVVGGQAPKAIRSVECYDFQEDRWYQVADLPSRRCRAGVVSMAGRVYAVGGFNSSLRERTVDVYDGVRDQWSAVASMQERRSTLGAAVLGDLLYAVGGFNGSIGLSTVEAYNYKTNEWLYVASMNTRRSSVGVGVVDGKLYAVGGYDGASRQCLSTVEEYDPVTDQWCYVADMSTRRSGAGVGVLCGQLYAAGGHDGPLVRKSVEVYDPHTNSWRLVCDMNMCRRNAGVCAINGLLYVIGGDDGSCNLSSVEFYNPATDKWSLIPTNMSNGRSYAGVAVIDKPL; encoded by the exons ATGCCTGCTGTGCTCTCTGGCTCCGGGAGGATGGACGGTGTGTCTTTAGG TCTGGTGGCCACACCGGCCTCACCGCGTCCGAACTGCACCACGGACTCGGAGGAGGACACGGTGAATGGAGGGATGCACACCTTCAACCAAACGCATATGAGGAAAGCTTTCCAGTTGATGAACGACCTGAGGAG CAAAAAGTTGCTGTGTGATGTCCAGCTGATCGCAGGGAGCGTTGAAGTGCCAGCTCACAGGGTGGTCCTGGCATCCTGTAGCCCCTACTTCTGTGCCATGTTCACAG gtgaTATGAGTGAGAGCAAGGCCCATCAGGTGGAGATCAGAGAGGTGGACGGGCAAACCCTGAGAAAATTGGTCGATTACATTTACACCGCTGAGATTGAGGTCACAGAGGACAATGTACAG GTTCTGCTGCCAGCAGCGAGTCTCCTGCAGCTGATGGATGTCCGTCAGGTTTGTTGCGAGTTCCTGCAGTCTCAGCTTCACCCCACCAACTGTCTGGGCATCAGAGCCTTTGCTGacctgcacacatgcacacagcttCTCAACCAGGCCCACGCATACGCTG aGCAGCATTTCACAGAGGTGGTGCAGGGTGAGGAATTTCTAGGCCTTACTCTGCAGCAAGTGTGCAGCCTCATCTCCAGCGACAAACTCACAGTCTCCACGGAGGAGAAG GTGTTTGAGGCTATGATAGCTTGGATCAAGCATGATAAGCCGGCTCGTCTGGAGTACATGCCCAAACTGATGGAGCATGTCAGACTTCCACTACTTTCCAGGGATTACCTGGTACag ATTGTGGAGGAAGAGGCTTTGATAAAGAACAACAACACCTGTAAAGATTTTCTTATAGAAGCAATGAAGTATCACCTGTTGCCTGCCGACCAGCGGCACCTCATCAAGACAGACAGAACCCGACCAAGGACACCTATCAGCATCCCtaag GTGATGATTGTAGTTGGCGGTCAGGCTCCTAAGGCAATCCGCAGTGTGGAGTGTTACGACTTCCAGGAAGACCGCTGGTACCAAGTAGCTGACCTTCCTTCAAGACGCTGCCGGGCAG GTGTTGTTTCCATGGCAGGCCGTGTGTATGCAGTCGGGGGTTTCAACAGTTCACTGCGGGAACGGACGGTGGACGTGTATGACGGAGTGAGAGACCAGTGGAGTGCAGTGGCGAGTATGCAGGAGAGACGCAGTACACTGGGAGCTGCTGTGTTGGGGGATTTACTGTATGCTGTGGGTGGCTTCAATGGAAGTATAG GTCTGTCGACAGTAGAAGCCTACAATTATAAAACGAATGAGTGGCTGTATGTGGCCTCCATGAACACCCGACGTAGCAGTGTGGGTGTAGGGGTGGTCGATG gtaAGTTGTATGCAGTAGGAGGCTACGATGGAGCATCCCGTCAGTGTCTTAGTACAGTGGAAGAGTATGACCCTGTCACTGATCAATGGTGCTATGTGGCTGACATGAGCACACGGCGCAGTGgagcag GTGTGGGAGTTTTGTGCGGTCAGCTGTATGCAGCCGGAGGACATGACGGACCTCTAGTGAGGAAGAGTGTTGAAGTTTACGACCCACACACCAACAGCTGGAGACTGGTCTGTGACATGAACATGTGCAGACGAAATGCAG GTGTCTGTGCCATCAACGGACTGCTGTATGTGATTGGAGGAGACGACGGGTCCTGTAACCTCTCCTCTGTAGAGTTTTACAACCCAGCCACAGACAAATGGAGCCTCATTCCCACCAACATGAGCAACGGACGCAGCTACGCCG GAGTTGCAGTGATTGACAAGCCATTATGA
- the klhl3 gene encoding kelch-like protein 3 isoform X1 yields the protein MPAVLSGSGRMDGVSLGHCLSCLTSLVATPASPRPNCTTDSEEDTVNGGMHTFNQTHMRKAFQLMNDLRSKKLLCDVQLIAGSVEVPAHRVVLASCSPYFCAMFTGDMSESKAHQVEIREVDGQTLRKLVDYIYTAEIEVTEDNVQVLLPAASLLQLMDVRQVCCEFLQSQLHPTNCLGIRAFADLHTCTQLLNQAHAYAEQHFTEVVQGEEFLGLTLQQVCSLISSDKLTVSTEEKVFEAMIAWIKHDKPARLEYMPKLMEHVRLPLLSRDYLVQIVEEEALIKNNNTCKDFLIEAMKYHLLPADQRHLIKTDRTRPRTPISIPKVMIVVGGQAPKAIRSVECYDFQEDRWYQVADLPSRRCRAGVVSMAGRVYAVGGFNSSLRERTVDVYDGVRDQWSAVASMQERRSTLGAAVLGDLLYAVGGFNGSIGLSTVEAYNYKTNEWLYVASMNTRRSSVGVGVVDGKLYAVGGYDGASRQCLSTVEEYDPVTDQWCYVADMSTRRSGAGVGVLCGQLYAAGGHDGPLVRKSVEVYDPHTNSWRLVCDMNMCRRNAGVCAINGLLYVIGGDDGSCNLSSVEFYNPATDKWSLIPTNMSNGRSYAGVAVIDKPL from the exons ATGCCTGCTGTGCTCTCTGGCTCCGGGAGGATGGACGGTGTGTCTTTAGG ACACTGCCTCTCATGTCTTACCAGTCTGGTGGCCACACCGGCCTCACCGCGTCCGAACTGCACCACGGACTCGGAGGAGGACACGGTGAATGGAGGGATGCACACCTTCAACCAAACGCATATGAGGAAAGCTTTCCAGTTGATGAACGACCTGAGGAG CAAAAAGTTGCTGTGTGATGTCCAGCTGATCGCAGGGAGCGTTGAAGTGCCAGCTCACAGGGTGGTCCTGGCATCCTGTAGCCCCTACTTCTGTGCCATGTTCACAG gtgaTATGAGTGAGAGCAAGGCCCATCAGGTGGAGATCAGAGAGGTGGACGGGCAAACCCTGAGAAAATTGGTCGATTACATTTACACCGCTGAGATTGAGGTCACAGAGGACAATGTACAG GTTCTGCTGCCAGCAGCGAGTCTCCTGCAGCTGATGGATGTCCGTCAGGTTTGTTGCGAGTTCCTGCAGTCTCAGCTTCACCCCACCAACTGTCTGGGCATCAGAGCCTTTGCTGacctgcacacatgcacacagcttCTCAACCAGGCCCACGCATACGCTG aGCAGCATTTCACAGAGGTGGTGCAGGGTGAGGAATTTCTAGGCCTTACTCTGCAGCAAGTGTGCAGCCTCATCTCCAGCGACAAACTCACAGTCTCCACGGAGGAGAAG GTGTTTGAGGCTATGATAGCTTGGATCAAGCATGATAAGCCGGCTCGTCTGGAGTACATGCCCAAACTGATGGAGCATGTCAGACTTCCACTACTTTCCAGGGATTACCTGGTACag ATTGTGGAGGAAGAGGCTTTGATAAAGAACAACAACACCTGTAAAGATTTTCTTATAGAAGCAATGAAGTATCACCTGTTGCCTGCCGACCAGCGGCACCTCATCAAGACAGACAGAACCCGACCAAGGACACCTATCAGCATCCCtaag GTGATGATTGTAGTTGGCGGTCAGGCTCCTAAGGCAATCCGCAGTGTGGAGTGTTACGACTTCCAGGAAGACCGCTGGTACCAAGTAGCTGACCTTCCTTCAAGACGCTGCCGGGCAG GTGTTGTTTCCATGGCAGGCCGTGTGTATGCAGTCGGGGGTTTCAACAGTTCACTGCGGGAACGGACGGTGGACGTGTATGACGGAGTGAGAGACCAGTGGAGTGCAGTGGCGAGTATGCAGGAGAGACGCAGTACACTGGGAGCTGCTGTGTTGGGGGATTTACTGTATGCTGTGGGTGGCTTCAATGGAAGTATAG GTCTGTCGACAGTAGAAGCCTACAATTATAAAACGAATGAGTGGCTGTATGTGGCCTCCATGAACACCCGACGTAGCAGTGTGGGTGTAGGGGTGGTCGATG gtaAGTTGTATGCAGTAGGAGGCTACGATGGAGCATCCCGTCAGTGTCTTAGTACAGTGGAAGAGTATGACCCTGTCACTGATCAATGGTGCTATGTGGCTGACATGAGCACACGGCGCAGTGgagcag GTGTGGGAGTTTTGTGCGGTCAGCTGTATGCAGCCGGAGGACATGACGGACCTCTAGTGAGGAAGAGTGTTGAAGTTTACGACCCACACACCAACAGCTGGAGACTGGTCTGTGACATGAACATGTGCAGACGAAATGCAG GTGTCTGTGCCATCAACGGACTGCTGTATGTGATTGGAGGAGACGACGGGTCCTGTAACCTCTCCTCTGTAGAGTTTTACAACCCAGCCACAGACAAATGGAGCCTCATTCCCACCAACATGAGCAACGGACGCAGCTACGCCG GAGTTGCAGTGATTGACAAGCCATTATGA